One part of the Clostridium thermosuccinogenes genome encodes these proteins:
- the tnpC gene encoding IS66 family transposase: MQKINFTGLTPEQIEYVSTLEKIVENQQIRINQLTELLIKSQKALYGQSSEKRRYVLGEDNDQISLFNEAEVEANNKAEEPTVQTIVAAHTRKPKRTKEELAQTVPVVEVVCDLDEDKRSCGICQADLRYLGKEHVRDELEIIPAQVRVLRYIRFNYVCTVCEKETGDANIVKAPVPAPVMKRSLASASTVAYVMYQKYANGMPLYRQEKDWANQGVTLSRATLANWIIRPSHEWLEPMYNAIHKHLISEPLIHADETVLQVLKEPGRKATTESRMWVYTSGRSPTPAVLFEYQPTRSGQHARRFLEGFSGYLQTDGYSGYNAVPDVIHCGCWAHLQRKFEEAIPQGADTKTSKAAIGYDYCNRLFAMDKKWEELSAERRYEERLKNMKPLLDEFWEWVQQLNPLPNSNLGKAITYALNQKESLNRFLLDGRIELSNNRAENAIRPYVTGRKNWLFADTTRGAKASAIVYSMIETAKANQLNPYMYSVHLLTNLPSLKELTHESLTPYLPWSPELPSWCRNDSYKAP, encoded by the coding sequence ATGCAAAAGATAAATTTTACAGGGCTTACGCCAGAACAAATTGAATATGTTTCCACTCTGGAAAAAATAGTGGAAAACCAGCAAATCCGTATCAACCAGCTTACAGAGCTTCTTATCAAATCCCAAAAAGCTCTATACGGCCAATCCAGCGAAAAGCGTCGTTATGTTTTAGGAGAAGACAACGATCAAATCTCACTTTTCAACGAAGCAGAGGTCGAAGCGAACAACAAAGCAGAAGAACCTACCGTACAGACAATTGTGGCTGCCCATACCAGAAAACCTAAAAGAACAAAGGAAGAACTGGCACAGACAGTTCCTGTAGTGGAGGTTGTTTGTGACCTTGACGAGGACAAGCGCTCTTGCGGTATTTGCCAGGCTGACCTTAGATATCTGGGCAAGGAGCATGTCAGGGATGAACTTGAGATTATCCCTGCCCAAGTAAGAGTATTGAGATACATTCGTTTTAATTATGTGTGTACCGTCTGCGAGAAGGAAACCGGAGATGCCAACATTGTCAAAGCGCCGGTTCCAGCCCCGGTCATGAAACGCAGCCTTGCTTCTGCCTCAACAGTTGCTTATGTTATGTATCAGAAATATGCCAACGGAATGCCTTTATACCGGCAGGAGAAAGACTGGGCAAATCAGGGGGTGACACTTTCCAGAGCCACCCTGGCAAACTGGATCATACGTCCAAGCCATGAATGGCTTGAACCAATGTACAATGCCATTCATAAGCACTTGATTTCCGAACCCCTGATTCATGCAGACGAAACTGTACTGCAGGTATTAAAAGAACCGGGACGGAAAGCAACGACAGAATCGCGGATGTGGGTCTACACTTCCGGGCGAAGTCCAACCCCGGCTGTTTTATTTGAATACCAACCGACACGATCCGGCCAGCATGCCCGAAGATTTCTTGAGGGTTTTTCGGGTTACCTTCAGACAGATGGCTATAGTGGCTACAATGCAGTGCCTGATGTTATACATTGTGGATGTTGGGCTCATTTACAACGCAAATTCGAAGAAGCAATTCCCCAGGGGGCTGACACTAAGACTTCCAAGGCGGCTATCGGATATGATTATTGTAACCGTCTGTTTGCCATGGACAAGAAATGGGAGGAACTATCCGCTGAAAGGCGGTATGAAGAACGACTTAAAAATATGAAACCCCTTCTTGATGAGTTCTGGGAATGGGTGCAACAACTAAATCCGCTGCCAAACTCCAATCTGGGGAAAGCGATCACATATGCATTGAATCAAAAGGAATCATTGAATCGTTTCCTGTTGGATGGACGAATCGAGCTTTCCAACAATCGAGCCGAAAATGCCATTCGTCCGTATGTCACAGGCAGGAAGAACTGGCTGTTTGCCGACACAACTCGCGGAGCCAAGGCCAGTGCTATTGTCTACAGCATGATAGAAACTGCCAAAGCAAATCAACTTAATCCATATATGTATTCGGTGCATCTACTGACAAATTTACCAAGCTTAAAGGAATTGACGCATGAATCTCTGACACCTTATCTACCGTGGTCACCTGAACTACCCTCCTGGTGCCGTAATGATTCATACAAGGCACCCTAA
- a CDS encoding LacI family DNA-binding transcriptional regulator has product MARKRVTMQDIADACGLSRNTVSKIFNERGTVSEATRKKITKAAQELGYFQFLEEKTSKPGTHSQNIALLTHSKPMNHNFGSSFIINFTDQLCRAGYTLKMYEISTEELTQKKLPPHLMLENTVGILGIELFDRDYLHMICGLGLPTIFVDGYAHVNSSLLCCDLISMENIASIIALTERLIASGAKRIGFVGDINHCNSFYERWIGFCTALGSAGLPLDHSLCILAKDEEPYGDVDWLFARLEEMPSIPDAFVCANDFLAIHLMAALKKKGLSIPADVMVTGFDGSPESAVVEPPLTTVQIPSADIGRLAADILLDRIQNPDRPFRFTYVKTIPVWRDSIR; this is encoded by the coding sequence ATGGCTCGCAAAAGAGTTACTATGCAGGACATTGCCGATGCCTGCGGTTTGTCACGAAATACCGTATCCAAAATATTCAACGAGCGAGGCACCGTCTCAGAGGCCACGCGTAAGAAGATTACAAAGGCGGCACAAGAGCTCGGATACTTTCAGTTTCTGGAGGAGAAAACTTCGAAGCCAGGTACACATAGTCAGAACATTGCACTGCTGACACACAGTAAACCAATGAACCATAATTTTGGTTCATCCTTTATCATTAATTTCACCGATCAGCTCTGTCGTGCCGGATATACGCTGAAGATGTATGAGATCTCTACGGAGGAGCTCACTCAAAAGAAGCTGCCGCCTCATCTGATGTTGGAAAATACGGTTGGTATCCTCGGTATTGAGCTATTTGACCGTGACTATCTGCATATGATATGCGGTCTGGGATTGCCCACTATTTTTGTAGACGGCTACGCTCATGTGAATAGCTCCTTGCTGTGTTGCGACTTAATATCAATGGAAAATATCGCAAGCATCATTGCATTAACGGAGCGCCTGATCGCCTCCGGTGCAAAAAGAATCGGCTTTGTAGGTGATATCAACCATTGCAACAGCTTCTATGAGCGCTGGATCGGTTTTTGTACGGCTCTCGGTAGCGCAGGTCTTCCTCTTGATCATAGTCTTTGCATCCTCGCCAAGGATGAAGAGCCCTATGGTGACGTCGATTGGCTTTTTGCCCGGCTTGAGGAAATGCCATCCATACCAGATGCCTTTGTTTGTGCTAACGACTTCCTGGCCATTCATCTCATGGCGGCTCTAAAGAAAAAGGGGTTATCCATTCCCGCTGATGTTATGGTAACTGGATTTGACGGCTCACCAGAGTCTGCCGTTGTAGAACCGCCCTTGACCACTGTGCAGATTCCAAGCGCTGATATTGGTCGTCTTGCTGCAGACATTCTGCTTGACAGGATTCAAAACCCGGATCGTCCTTTCAGATTCACTTATGTAAAAACCATCCCTGTATGGCGGGACAGCATTCGGTAA
- the tnpB gene encoding IS66 family insertion sequence element accessory protein TnpB (TnpB, as the term is used for proteins encoded by IS66 family insertion elements, is considered an accessory protein, since TnpC, encoded by a neighboring gene, is a DDE family transposase.) codes for MLGDITRAEDIYIVCGYSDMRKSIDGLAAIIKETFGMDPFSPSLFLFCGRRRDRLKALFWEGDGFVLLYKRLENGNFKWPRTPEQARRLTQQEFRWLMEGLTIDQPKAIRKARTGEIY; via the coding sequence ATGTTAGGCGATATTACAAGGGCAGAAGATATCTACATTGTCTGCGGGTACTCAGACATGAGAAAGTCAATTGATGGATTAGCGGCTATTATCAAAGAGACATTTGGCATGGATCCCTTTTCTCCGAGCCTGTTCCTCTTCTGTGGGAGACGTCGTGATCGTCTCAAAGCTCTCTTCTGGGAAGGAGACGGTTTTGTACTGCTATATAAGCGTCTTGAGAATGGGAACTTTAAATGGCCCCGTACACCGGAGCAAGCAAGACGGCTTACCCAGCAGGAATTCCGGTGGCTGATGGAGGGTCTGACGATAGATCAACCCAAAGCAATACGAAAAGCAAGAACAGGCGAAATCTACTGA
- the tnpA gene encoding IS66 family insertion sequence element accessory protein TnpA: MDKITNAKTEFRLKQWSKIIQACQTSGMTVVSWCSQNNVKIKSYYYWLRRIRTLACETGSLVPQKPEQEIVPVPFHQTKVSAAVTIHLPSFCVDIHDGTSRETIEAVLSALKSIC, encoded by the coding sequence ATGGATAAAATCACAAATGCCAAAACTGAATTCCGACTCAAGCAGTGGAGCAAGATTATCCAAGCCTGCCAAACCAGTGGAATGACAGTTGTCAGTTGGTGCAGCCAGAACAATGTAAAAATTAAATCGTACTACTACTGGCTGCGAAGAATCCGCACCTTGGCGTGTGAGACCGGATCACTTGTACCTCAGAAACCGGAACAAGAAATTGTCCCAGTACCATTTCACCAGACAAAGGTATCTGCAGCAGTCACAATCCACTTGCCTTCTTTTTGTGTTGATATACATGACGGAACTTCCAGAGAAACCATCGAGGCAGTTCTGTCGGCATTGAAAAGCATATGTTAG